One stretch of Miscanthus floridulus cultivar M001 chromosome 18, ASM1932011v1, whole genome shotgun sequence DNA includes these proteins:
- the LOC136520211 gene encoding uncharacterized protein has product MDRILAMSLVGAGPGNVFGPGMSAGALESFGRDGGRAKAEGSSRGAGAAAGGTRSASAGNGGKSAADQRTAEKEASGVGGQEGRGAGVNETRYCSAVDGRFCFDAVVAPY; this is encoded by the coding sequence ATGGACAGGATCCTGGCCATGTCCCTCGTCGGCGCGGGGCCAGGCAACGTCTTCGGCCCGGGCATGAGCGCCGGCGCGCTGGAGAGCTTCGGCCGCGACGGGGGGCGCGCCAAGGCGGAGGGCAGCAGCAGGGGTGCAGGTGCAGCGGCGGGCGGCACGAGATCGGCGTCGGCGGGGAATGGCGGGAAGTCCGCCGCCGATCAGAGGACGGCCGAGAAGGAGGCGAGCGGTGTCGGTGGCCAGGAGGGGCGCGGCGCCGGCGTGAACGAGACGCGGTACTGCTCGGCGGTGGACGGGAGGTTCTGCTTCGACGCCGTCGTCGCTCCGTACTGA